In Nostoc edaphicum CCNP1411, the sequence AAGCTTACCAAACTCTCTCAAGTGAAATCGAACTCGAAAAACTGCTTTCATCGTTGCTTTTGATCGTCATGGAAGATGCAGGGGCTGATAAATGCGTGTTTATGCTTTTGCGAGACGATCGCCTGCTAATTAAAGGGTCGATTTCCGAGGGAACACAGCCAGTCGTGTTGCAGCGCCTTCCCATTGAGGAAAGTCAGGATATTCCCCTGAAGTTGATTTACAAAGTCTTGCACAACAGGCAGACTGTTGTCCTGGTGGATGCGACAGCAGATCCGACCTTAGCCAACGATCCGTATATTGTTCGTCAACAGCCTAAGAGTATCTTGTGTAGTCCGATTTTGCATCAAGGTAAGTTGATGGGCATTTTATATCTAGAAAATAATTTAGCAATGGGAGCGTTCACCAGCGATCGCGTCGAACTGCTAAGTTTACTCTGCGCCCAAGCGGCCATTTCCCTAGAAAATGCCCGACTTTATGAACGTTCTCAGGAATATGCCCAACAGCTAGAGCAGTCATTCGCCAAGTTGAGTGCGAGTAACTCTCGGTTTGAGAAACTTGTAGATAATGTTCCTGGCGTTGTTTTTCAATATTGTATGAGTGCCAATGGGGTTATATCGTTGAGCTACATTAGTGCCGACTGTTACAGCTTACTAGAAATTACCCCAGAGCAAGCCATGTTCAATTGGCAGTTTTTCGACAATATGGTGCATCCAGATGATGCCGTGAGTTATCAACAGTCCCAAACTCAAGCCATTCAAACCATATCTCCCTGGCAATGGTCAGGACGAATTATTACACCCTCTGGAATTATCAAGTGGATTCATGGGGAATCTCGAATCCAAATATTTGCCGATGGGTCTATGGTGTGGGATGGATTATTTGTGGATATTAACGATCGCAAAGTTGCGGAACTTGCCTTGCAACAAAAATCACTTTTACTAGAACAAGCGCTCGCCGATCTGCAAAACACCCAATTACAAATGGTGCAAACTGAGAAAATGTCTGCACTAGGCAACTTGGTTGCTGGTGTAGCTCACGAAATGAATAATCCTCTCGGTTTTATTTCTGCCAGTCTCAAACAAGTTAAACCCACTTTTACCGATATTGTTGAACATCTGGGACTATATCAAGCAAGTTTACCTAACAAAAGTGAACAAATCATTGACCACGCCGAAGAAATCGACTTGGATTATAGTTTAGAAGACTTGCCCAAGATGATTGATTCCATGTCTATGGCGTGCGATCGCCTAAAAAACATCAGCACCAGTTTACGTACTTTCTCTCGTGCCGATCAAGATTACAAAGTGCCTTTCAATATCCACCAAGGCATTGATAGTACCATTCTGATTCTCAAACATCGTCTCAAAGCGAATGAACAACGTCCCGCCATTGAAGTTGTCACCAGCTACGGTAATTTACCTCAAATTGAATGCTTCCCCGGTCAATTAAATCAGGTATTTATGAATCTTCTAGCCAATGCCATTGATGCCTTGGATGAATCTAATCATGGACGCAGCTTTGAAGAAATTAAATCCAATTCTAACTGCATTATAATTACAACTTCAGTCGCAAATAATCTAGTTAAAATTGCCATTGCGGATAATGGTAAGGGAATGAGTGAACAAGTCAAATCAAAAATATTTGACCATTTATTTACTACAAAAGCTGTCGGTAAAGGAACAGGATTAGGATTAGCGATCGCGTGTCAAATTGTTGAAGAAACCCACGGCGGAAAATTGAGTTTTAACTCGGTTCTGGGTGAAGGTACAGAATTTATCATTGAAATTCCGGTGTAAGTTTTTGCTCTTATTTATAAACAACTTTATATATAGCTAAGTGCTGAGTGCTGAGTAAAAACCCAGTTGTTTCAAGACTTTGAGCAATCAACACTGTCCTAATCTGTATGTCTACGGCTATATCAATACAGTTCAGATAAGACCAAAACACTTGTAGAGACGGCGATTTATCGCGTCTTGAAAACCCACAATTTTGTACTATTAGCCCTTAACCCAAGCGTATTGCTTTATATATCACGAAACACTACATCTGTAAATTTTTAGAATTTAACAGTATGGTTAGTACTGTTGTCAATATTCCCGAATAACGATTTTGAATTTTGGATTAAAAATTTAAAATTAGGTGAATATTATTCTACAAAATTGTCAGTAAAAGTACAGGTTTGAGATTAGATATCGCTCGTCAGATTATCGAATAAACCCACAGTAACAAATTGAGTTTCAACTCGATTCTAAGTGATGATACGGGGTTCATTATTGAAACTCTGGCGCAAATTTTTGCTCTTGTTTATAAACAACTTCACTATCTATCTGGGAACACTATATCTGTAAATGATTAGGATTTAATAGTATGGTTAGCACTCTTGTTAATATTCCTGGATATAAAATTAGCGAAGAACTCTACAATGGTTCTAGAACTCTGGTTTATCGAGGGTATCGAGAGACGGACTCTTTACCTATAGTAATTAAACTACTAAAAAATCCTTATCCGAGTTTGGGCGAACTCTTGTCGTTTCGCAATCAGTACACCATTGCCAAAAATCTTAACTCACCTCTAATCATCCAAACCTATAGCCTGGAACCCTATCAAAATGGCTATGCGTTAGTAATGGAAGACTTTGGGGGGATTTCTCTCAAGGATTGGGGAGTAAGGGGAAGGCTAGAATCTTTGATGGAGTTTTTACAGATTGCGATCGCACTGTGCAATACCTTAGATATACTCTACCGCGATCGCATTATTCATAAAGATATCAAACCCGCCAATATCCTGATTAATCCAAAAACCAAACAAGTCAAATTAATTGACTTTAGTATTGCATCCTTACTACCACGGGAAACTCAAACTCTGATGAATCTCAATGTGTTGGAAGGAACACTGAGTTATATTTCTCCAGAACAAACAGGAAGAATGAATCGGGGGATTGATTATCGTACTGACTTATATTCTTTAGGTGTAACTTTTTACGAATTACTAACTGGAGTTTTACCCTTTCAATCAAATGATCCGATGGAGTTGGTACATTGTCATTTAGCAAAGCTTCCACCTCTTTTAGGGGACAGGGGACAGGAGACAGGGGATAGGGAAGAGATTCCCAAAGTTCTCTGTGACATCGTGATGAAATTGATGGAGAAAAATGCTGAAGACCGTTATCAGAGTGCATTAGGACTAAAATTTGATTTAGAAAATTGTTTATCTCAACTCCAAGAAACTGGTGAAATTAAGCGTTTCCCAATTGCTCAACGGGATGTGTGCGATCGCTTTATTATTCCTGATAAACTTTATGGAAGAGAAACCGAAGTATCAACCCTACTCCAAGCATTTGAAAGAGTTAGTCTTGGTGCAACAGAAATGATGCTGGTAGCTGGTTTTTCCGGTATTGGTAAAACCGTTGTAGTTAACGAAGTTCATAAACCAATCGTCAAACAACGTGGTTATTTTATCAAAGGGAAATATGACCAATTTCAACGAAATATTCCCTTTTCGGCATTTGTCCAAGCCTTCCGAGATTTAATGGGGCAATTATTAGCAGAAAGCGATGCTCAAATCCAGCAATTTAAATCCAAGATTTTAGCGGCTGTAGGTGATAACGGACAAGTAATTATTGAAGTCATCCCCGAATTAGAAAGAATTCTTGGCAAACAACCACCAGCACCAGAATTATCAGGAACGGCGGCACAAAATAGATTTAATTTACTATTCCAGAAATTTACCCAAGTCTTTACCAGTGATGCACATCCATTAGTGATGTTTTTAGATGATTTGCAATGGGCTGATTCGGCATCACTGATGTTAATGCAGTTATTAATGGCTGATACAAAATATTTTTTCTTAATTGGTGCCTATCGTGATAACGAAGTCAACCCAGCACATCCGTTAATGTTGACTTTGAATGATATCGAAAAAACAGACGCAACAATTAACACAATTGCTTTAGCACCTCTTAGTCAAGGGCAAGTGAATCAATTAGTTGCTGATACACTTAAATGTACAGAAAATTTTGCATTACCTCTTTCTCTACTAGTATCTCAGAAAACTCAAGGGAATCCGTTTTTCGCTATCCAGTTTCTCAAAGCATTACATCAAGATGGCTTAATCGAATTTAATGTTGAGTCAGGGTTTTGGCAATGTGATATTACTAAAATAAATCAGCAAGCGGTTACAGATGATGTTGTTAATTTTATGGTATTTCAATTAAAAAGATTGCATCAATCAACTCAAAATGTGTTGCAATTAGCGGCTTGTATTGGTAATCAATTTGATTTAGCAACTTTGGCAATTGTTTCGGAATCATCAGAAATTGAAACGGCTGCTAGTTTATGGAAAGCTTTACAAGAAGGGTTGATTTTAGCAATTAGTGATGTTTATAAATTTTATCAAGATTCATCGTTAATTAATGGTCATTTATTATTAGAAGATAGCGAACCAAGGACAGTTTCTTATAGATTTTTACATGACAGAGTGCAACAAGCTGCTTATTCTCTAATTCCTGATAACGAAAAACAAGCAACTCATCTCAAAATTGGCCAATTACTTCTAGAAAATTCCTCTCAAATAGAACAAGAGGAAAAACTGTTTGATATAGTCGGGCATTTGAATTTAGGACAAGAGTTAATGACCCAATCAAACGAGCGAGAAGCCTTGGCTCAACTAAACTTAGCAGCAGCAGGTAAAGCTAAAAGTTCTACTGCATACACTGCGGCCAGAGTCTATTTACAGACTGGGATTGAGCTACTCACAGTCAATTGCTGGCAAGATCAATATAAATTGACCCTGAGTCTCTACATTGCCGCCACCGAAGCCGCCTACTTAAATGCTGACTTTGATGGCATGAAACAGATAGCAGTACTGGTGTTGCAATCAGCCCAGACGATTTTAGACAAAGTTAAAATTTACGAAATTCAAATTGCTGCCCAGACAGCGCAGAGCAGACTATTAGAAGCGATCGCAGTGGGCAGAGATGCCTTAAAACAATTGGGGGTTGAGCTACCTATTGAGCCAAACAATGCTGAGATTGCTAAATCTCTACAAGTCCTTGCCAGTCAACTCGAAGGCAAACGAATTGAGGAACTAGCTGATCTCCCAGTGATGACTGATCCCCAAGCACAACCAGCCATGAAGCTATTAGGAATGTTATTTGCACCCGTTTTCCAAGGAATGCCGGGTTTATTGCCCCTAATTAGTTCCAAAATGGTGAGTCTATCGCTTCAGTTTGGGAATACGCCCGCCTCAACAGTGGGGTATGGGCTTCACGGAATGGTGCTGTGTGCCTTTTTGGGAGAGGTCAAAACAGGCTATGGCTTTGGGCAATTGGCGCTCTCATTACTGGAGAGGTTCAATGTGCCAGAATTCAAATCCACAATTTCAATGTTGTTTGGCGGCTTTATTCAGCATCACCAAAAAGCTCTCTCGGCAACAATACCGACAGTGAAAGCTGGTTTTACATCTGGTATGGAAACTGGCGACTTTTTACACGCTGGTTATAACTTATGTTGTTACAGTTATGCGGTCTTTTGGAGTGGCTCTGAATTAAACAATTTGGAGTCAGATATAGCAAGTTACAACGCCGCCTTGACTCAGGCGAAGCAACATTCTGCCCAGACCTATGTAAGTATAATGCGGCAAGCGGCACAGAACTTTAGGGAAAGCCAGATTCAACCGGATTGCTTAAGCGGCACTATCTACGATGAAACGGTGATGATTCCCAAACATCGTCAGGCTAATGAACTCACGGTGATGGCCGAACTCCATATCTACAAACTGTTGCTTGCCTATTCTTTTGGTAATTACAAAGCTGCGATCGCTTACATTGAACAATGCCAGCAGTATTTACTCGCAGTATCAGGATTAATTTTTGTACCGATTTTCCATTTCTATGCAGCCCTGACGCACCTGGCATTGTTTCCTACCCAGTCAGAAGTTGAACAAGCCGAAATTCTCGCACAGGTAGAAATCCATCAAAGCACTCTGCACCAATCGGCGCAAAATGCTCCCATGAATCATCTGCATAAATGGCATTTAGTTGAAGCTGAAAAACAAAGAGTGTTGGGCAATAAAGCAGAAGCACTTGAACATTACGATCGCGCCATCTCCCTTGCCAAAGAAAACGAATACGTTAACGAAGAAGCACTTAGCAATGAACTAGCAACCAAATTCTACCTTGATTGGGGTAAAGAAAAAGTTGCCCAAGTATATATGCACCAAGCATACTACTGCTACGCTCGTTGGGGCGCAAAAGCCAAAATAGAAAACCTCGAAAAACGCTATCCCCAACTACTCCAATCCATTCTGCGACACCAACGAATCAACCTCAACTCTTTAGAAACTGTTAACTTTCGTGGAACTTCCTCATCTACTCGCACTTCTAGTACTGACAGCAGCAGTATTTCCGATACACTAGATTTTACCTCTGTCCTCAAAGCCGCTCAAGCTATTTCCAGTTCTCTGGAATTAGATCAACTCATTACCAGCCTCACCCGTATTATCCTCGAAAACTCCGGCGCGAAAAAAGTCGCACTCATTCTTCCCCAAAATGATACTTGGCAAGTTAGGGCAATTACCTCGATCAATCATCAAGAAATACAAACTATTCTTGAATCACAATCACTAGATACTTGTCAAGACATTCCTGTAAATATTATCAATTATGTCAAAAATACCAAGCAAACAGTCGTTATAGACAATTGCAAAACAGATATTATTGGCTTAATTGGGGAATATATGCACCTAATGCAACCCCAGAGTGTGTTATCTACCCCGATTATTAATCAAGGGCGTTTGGTAGGGATTCTTTACTTAGAAAATCAACTGACTCAAGGGGTATTTACTAGCGATCGCCTTTCTGTTTTAAATTTTCTCTGCACTCAAGCCGCAATTTCTTTGGAAAATGCCCAATTATATAATCATCTCCACGAGCGAGAAAAGTTTCTCAGTAGTATTTACGAAGGTGTTGGCTGTCAGATATTTGTCACTGATATCCGAGCTAATAGTAGGTTGGAGTACACAGGATGGAGTAAATCCTGCGAATTAACGATTGGTATACCTGCTTCGGAAGTGGTGGGTAAAACTCCGCAGGAAGTAATGGCTCCTGATGAAGGCGCAGAAATAGAGCAAAAATATCTGCGTTGTTTCCAAACCGGAATACCCGTCACCTATGAAGAATGTCTCACATTTAATGACCAGAAAATTTGGTGGTTAACCACACTCAGTCCATTAAAAGATGAGACGGGCAAAGTTTATCGGGTAGTCGGGACAAGTATTAATATTAGCGATCGCAAACAAGCTGAGTCAGTGATCACAGAAAAATCTCAAGCACTCGGAACAGCCTTAGAAGATTTACAACAAGCCCAATTACAAATTGTTCAGAGCGAGAAAATGTCAGCGCTGGGTAATTTAGTTGCTGGGGTAGCCCATGAAATGAATAATCCTTTGGGCTTTATTGCTGTGAGCCTCAAACAAGCTAAACCCACTATTGCTGATGTTGTTAAACACTTGAAACTTTATCAAGAAAGTTTACCTAATCCGGGTGATGAAATTATTTACCATGCTGAAGAAATCGACTTAGATTATACCTTAGAAGATTTACCCAAGGCAATTGATGCAATGGTGATGGCGTGCGATCGCCTGAAAAACATCAGCACTAGTTTAAGAACTTTCTCCCGTGCAGATAAAGATTACAAAGTGCCATTTAACATCCACGAAGGTATTGACAGTACGATTTTAATTCTCAAACATCGCCTCAAAGCTAACGAACAACGCCCAGCAATTGAAGTAATAACTGAGTATGGCAATTTACCCCAAGTTGAATGTTTTCCTGGACAATTAAATCAGGTCTTTATGAACATCCTTGCCAATGCCATTGATGCCTTAGATGAGTCGAATTTTGGGCGGAGCTTTTTAGATATTCAAGAAAATCCTCACCAGATTACAATTCAAACCTCATTGAAAGATAATCAGGTTCAAATAACGATTGCTGATAATGCTAAGGGAATGAGTGAAGAAGTTAAGCAAAAGATATTTGACCATTTATTTACCACGAAATCTGTCGGAAAAGGGACGGGGTTGGGGTTGGCGATCGCTCGTCAAATTGTCGTGGAAAAACACGGGGGTTTGATACACTGCAACTCCTGCCCAGGAAAAGGCACAGAGTTTGTGATTACAATTCCAGTGCGGCAATGAAGAGTGCTGAGTTATGAGTGCTGAGTGCTGAGTTAAAAGAAAGACCGCCCACAAGGGGCGGGGCTAAAACCCAACTACATAACTACTGAGTACTTCTTAATTTACTCAGCACTCAACAGTCAGCACTCAGTATTGTAAATAGGAGGTGATCATGTGTACTGAAGCATTCAATCATGAAATATCGCTTTACGAATTTTCTTGGGTAGAGGCGATCTCAAGCTCAAACAAAAACACCACTGTGTCGAGTGGTGTTTTAAGTGAATGTGGACAGATGACAAGGATATTGCAATCGACTAGGTTTGTAAATCCTGTGGTTTAATCTCCCAATCTTCTTTCTTGATTCTCTCTGTTGCAAGCCGTGCTAACTTTTCTGCAACTTTCCTAAAAGTTCCTTTGTTCGTGTAACTAGGAGATGGCTCAATTTGTGGTTCGCCTGTATAAAAATCTTTTATTTTTTCATAGAATAAGCCAGGTATTGTAAGATTCCATGCTGGGTCTGGGGCAAAGCGAAACTCACAGACCGCTTCTTCTATTGGTGGGTTAGGATACTGGCGGCGTGTCATAGATTCCCTAAATTTGGCATAACCTCACGGACTTAATCTTATATGAAGTTGGTCGTATTGTTTGACTATTGACTAATAGCTAAACAATCAGTTTCAGCCCACCAGGCATAAATAGGTGTGTCGCGGTCAGGTAAAGCGCCAAAAGTATTAGGTTGCAACACATTTATCCTAATGCCATTTGTTAATTCCACAACATAATTAACGTGTGTGCCCAAATACATAACATTCACAAGCCGTCCTTCAAAGCAGTTAGCTGGTAAATTGGGTGGATAAAGCGAAAGTTGTATTTTTT encodes:
- a CDS encoding AAA family ATPase translates to MVSTLVNIPGYKISEELYNGSRTLVYRGYRETDSLPIVIKLLKNPYPSLGELLSFRNQYTIAKNLNSPLIIQTYSLEPYQNGYALVMEDFGGISLKDWGVRGRLESLMEFLQIAIALCNTLDILYRDRIIHKDIKPANILINPKTKQVKLIDFSIASLLPRETQTLMNLNVLEGTLSYISPEQTGRMNRGIDYRTDLYSLGVTFYELLTGVLPFQSNDPMELVHCHLAKLPPLLGDRGQETGDREEIPKVLCDIVMKLMEKNAEDRYQSALGLKFDLENCLSQLQETGEIKRFPIAQRDVCDRFIIPDKLYGRETEVSTLLQAFERVSLGATEMMLVAGFSGIGKTVVVNEVHKPIVKQRGYFIKGKYDQFQRNIPFSAFVQAFRDLMGQLLAESDAQIQQFKSKILAAVGDNGQVIIEVIPELERILGKQPPAPELSGTAAQNRFNLLFQKFTQVFTSDAHPLVMFLDDLQWADSASLMLMQLLMADTKYFFLIGAYRDNEVNPAHPLMLTLNDIEKTDATINTIALAPLSQGQVNQLVADTLKCTENFALPLSLLVSQKTQGNPFFAIQFLKALHQDGLIEFNVESGFWQCDITKINQQAVTDDVVNFMVFQLKRLHQSTQNVLQLAACIGNQFDLATLAIVSESSEIETAASLWKALQEGLILAISDVYKFYQDSSLINGHLLLEDSEPRTVSYRFLHDRVQQAAYSLIPDNEKQATHLKIGQLLLENSSQIEQEEKLFDIVGHLNLGQELMTQSNEREALAQLNLAAAGKAKSSTAYTAARVYLQTGIELLTVNCWQDQYKLTLSLYIAATEAAYLNADFDGMKQIAVLVLQSAQTILDKVKIYEIQIAAQTAQSRLLEAIAVGRDALKQLGVELPIEPNNAEIAKSLQVLASQLEGKRIEELADLPVMTDPQAQPAMKLLGMLFAPVFQGMPGLLPLISSKMVSLSLQFGNTPASTVGYGLHGMVLCAFLGEVKTGYGFGQLALSLLERFNVPEFKSTISMLFGGFIQHHQKALSATIPTVKAGFTSGMETGDFLHAGYNLCCYSYAVFWSGSELNNLESDIASYNAALTQAKQHSAQTYVSIMRQAAQNFRESQIQPDCLSGTIYDETVMIPKHRQANELTVMAELHIYKLLLAYSFGNYKAAIAYIEQCQQYLLAVSGLIFVPIFHFYAALTHLALFPTQSEVEQAEILAQVEIHQSTLHQSAQNAPMNHLHKWHLVEAEKQRVLGNKAEALEHYDRAISLAKENEYVNEEALSNELATKFYLDWGKEKVAQVYMHQAYYCYARWGAKAKIENLEKRYPQLLQSILRHQRINLNSLETVNFRGTSSSTRTSSTDSSSISDTLDFTSVLKAAQAISSSLELDQLITSLTRIILENSGAKKVALILPQNDTWQVRAITSINHQEIQTILESQSLDTCQDIPVNIINYVKNTKQTVVIDNCKTDIIGLIGEYMHLMQPQSVLSTPIINQGRLVGILYLENQLTQGVFTSDRLSVLNFLCTQAAISLENAQLYNHLHEREKFLSSIYEGVGCQIFVTDIRANSRLEYTGWSKSCELTIGIPASEVVGKTPQEVMAPDEGAEIEQKYLRCFQTGIPVTYEECLTFNDQKIWWLTTLSPLKDETGKVYRVVGTSINISDRKQAESVITEKSQALGTALEDLQQAQLQIVQSEKMSALGNLVAGVAHEMNNPLGFIAVSLKQAKPTIADVVKHLKLYQESLPNPGDEIIYHAEEIDLDYTLEDLPKAIDAMVMACDRLKNISTSLRTFSRADKDYKVPFNIHEGIDSTILILKHRLKANEQRPAIEVITEYGNLPQVECFPGQLNQVFMNILANAIDALDESNFGRSFLDIQENPHQITIQTSLKDNQVQITIADNAKGMSEEVKQKIFDHLFTTKSVGKGTGLGLAIARQIVVEKHGGLIHCNSCPGKGTEFVITIPVRQ